From the genome of Aspergillus chevalieri M1 DNA, chromosome 8, nearly complete sequence, one region includes:
- a CDS encoding uncharacterized protein (COG:S;~EggNog:ENOG410PSFU), with product MSQTAEFIFFKLKPTVKPETPNEEGNELLKLFSATKQQSGYHSSAWGRTIEDESVVAWVIVWTDARGASHSAQLTPFLEPKTTPTTLYTTLVPSITDTETLTTNPVTELVALSFPTSLSPDEHSALYQNLIDFRSALTEKLAEGQRPVSWTMGHVDRPGDVEHTASPSGKAFVHFLAVGWESVEKHMAVRETKEFTETIQPIRQKALSSIEGLKMKHVSFKKI from the exons ATGTCCCAAACCGCCgaattcatcttcttcaaacTAAAACCCACCGTCAAACCCGAAACCCCCAACGAAGAGGGAAATGAACTCCTCAAGCTCTTCAGTGCCACAAAGCAACAGAGCGGATACCACAGCTCCGCATGGGGACGCACGATCGAGGATGAGAGCGTTGTTGCTTGGGTTATTG TCTGGACCGACGCCCGCGGCGCTAGCCACTCCGCCCAACTAACCCCGTTCCTCGAGCCCAAAACCACCCCAACAACCCTCTACACGACCCTCGTCCCCTCCATCACAGACACTGAGACCCTAACCACCAACCCCGTCACCGAGCTCGTGGCCCTCTCCTTCCCCACCTCCCTGAGCCCAGATGAGCACAGTGCGTTGTACCAGAACCTGATTGACTTCCGCAGCGCGCTGACGGAGAAATTGGCGGAGGGACAGAGGCCCGTGTCGTGGACTATGGGTCATGTGGATCGGCCGGGTGATGTGGAGCATACGGCTAGTCCATCGGGAAAGGCGTTTGTGCATTTTTTGGCTGTTGGGTGGGAGAGTGTGGAGAAGCATATGGCTGTTCGGGAGACGAAGGAGTTTACGGAGACGATCCAGCCGATTCGACAGAAGGCGTTGTCTTCAATCGAGGGATTGAAGATGAAGCATGTTAGCTTTAAGAAGATCTGA
- a CDS encoding uncharacterized protein (COG:S;~EggNog:ENOG410PNXN;~InterPro:IPR020993;~go_component: GO:0005634 - nucleus [Evidence IEA];~go_process: GO:0051382 - kinetochore assembly [Evidence IEA]), whose product MDISKETITKIQHFSERRQKAEEEYDQQQLDQTAIQEFNQKLDATLKELQNQVERQDGELKLFSNTFDLSSIGTDPQSRLSQVRRAKKAYDSLLGSEHELPTPGTPLPSLLAIEEISRLVKESKVSVSMTAKKLSTSRQRLKTEEANLRDAQAIRKGLEERIAKIRNEKSRKKEKSPSQLAEELIEQKRARNKVLDKDADKLRASLHDFVDEQLAAMLAAEGLGGPTVGDALEIPDTTLEAGYTNHGKPKKPRAWNTDQDGGQQRIDQLMRRQSGQEDGHRSSPSNRREAAAAEMHTLLDSLIDADTLYIDLPRESAASRFLVRAKVAQFHPRDARRLRLIDFGRSLSD is encoded by the exons ATGGATATATCAAAGGAGACCATCACGAAGATCCAGCACTTTTCGGAGAGACGCCAGAAAGCAGAGGAGGAATACGATCAACAACAACTTGACCAGACTGCCATTCAGGAATTTAATCAGAAATTGGATGCGACATTAAAAGAACTACAGAATCAAGTCGAGCGTCAAGATGGTGAACTGAAG CTTTTCTCGAATACATTCGACCTTTCGAGTATAGGCACAGACCCCCAGTCCCGCCTATCTCAAGTACGCAGAGCCAAGAAAGCATACGATTCTCTGCTAGGGTCAGAGCACGAGCTGCCCACACCAGGAACACCGTTACCTTCTCTACTAGCCATCGAAGAGATATCCCGGCTAgtcaaagaaagcaaagtATCAGTCTCCATGACAGCAAAGAAACTCTCCACCAGCCGGCAACGCTTAAAGACCGAAGAAGCAAACCTGCGTGACGCCCAAGCGATCAGGAAGGGGTTAGAAGAGCGAATCGCAAAGATTCGGAACGAGAAATccaggaagaaggaaaaatCACCGTCTCAACTTGCGGAGGAGCTCATTGAGCAGAAACGCGCCAGAAATAAAGTACTCGACAAAGACGCGGACAAGTTGAGGGCTTCTTTGCATGACTTCGTTGACGAACAACTGGCTGCGATGCTTGCCGCGGAAGGTCTAGGGGGTCCAACCGTTGGAGATGCATTAGAGATCCCTGATACCACGTTAGAGGCGGGCTACACAAACCATGGGAAGCCTAAAAAGCCGAGAGCTTGGAATACAGATCAGGATGGCGGTCAGCAACGGATAGATCAGCTTATGCGTCGGCAATCAGGACAAGAGGATGGTCATCGATCGAGCCCGTCAAATAGAAGGGaggcagcggcagcagagATGCATACGCTTCTTGACTCCCTGATTGACGCTGATACTTTGTATATTGACCTCCCTCGAGAGTCGGCGGCCTCCAGGTTTCTAGTGAGAGCGAAGGTTGCCCAGTTCCACCCTCGTGATGCTAGACGGCTACGGTTGATTGATTTTGGACGCTCTCTGAGCGATTGA
- a CDS encoding telomere maintenance protein PBP2 (COG:A;~EggNog:ENOG410PJ6M;~InterPro:IPR004087,IPR004088,IPR036612;~PFAM:PF00013;~go_function: GO:0003676 - nucleic acid binding [Evidence IEA];~go_function: GO:0003723 - RNA binding [Evidence IEA]): MSASPLQSTKRPLEDPSSPSGPNDQPEAKRPALDKVVKGDETEVASADGQGDTVVPDAPNGKGASSETQPIQSTASHAERAGSQSDNRPQDESSWIHIRAVISSQEAATVIGKGGENVSQIRRLSGAKCTVSDYSRGAVERILTVSGPQDAVAKAFGLIIRTLNNEPLDAPSTAQSKTYPLRLLIPHILIGSIIGKAGVRIREIQEASGARLNASDACLPLSTERSLVILGVADAVHIATYYVAVTLVEQLTERFGGPAASAYATRSGGPAGAVPGGMQVVPYVPQPAGGQYGHPDTFRRHHPHPNRAAAGAYGVPYMHGQPAPTPVAQPMPYGPTPVPTAAAPHAAYAGAGPQGPTPYGPQPATARGAPTPAAPVGGVMPGQPLTQQIYIPNDMVGAIIGKGGAKINEIRHLSGSVIKINEPQESSNERLVTITGTQECNQMALYMLYSRLESEKHRV, translated from the exons ATGTCTGCGTCACCATTGCAGTCAACCAAGCGTCCCTTGGAGGACCCTTCGTCCCCATCAGGCCCCAATGACCAGCCGGAGGCCAAGCGTCCTGCTCTGGACAAAGTAGTTAAGGGCGACGAGACTGAGGTCGCTTCAGCCGATGGACAGGGAGACACTGTTGTTCCCGACGCTCCCAATGGTAAGGGTGCTTCTTCGGAGACTCAGCCTATCCAGTCGACTGCTTCTCACGCGGAGAGAGCCGGCTCTCAGTCGGACAACCGTCCTCAGGATGAGTCGAGCTGGATCCATATCCGTGCTGTAATCTCGAGCCAGGAGGCTGCCACTGTTATTGGAAAAGGTGGGGAGAATGTGTCCCAGATCCGCCGTCTGTCGGGAGCCAAGTGCACCGTTAGCGACTACTCTCGTGGTGCAGTGGAACGTATCTTGACCGTCAGCGGCCCCCAGGATGCTGTTGCCAAG GCTTTTGGTCTGATAATTCGTACCCTCAACAATGAACCCCTTGATGCTCCTTCCACTGCCCAGTCCAAGACTTATCCTCTGCGTTTACTAATTCCTCATATCCTCATCGGCTCCATCATTGGCAAGGCCGGTGTCCGCATTCGCGAGATACAGGAGGCGTCCGGTGCTCGTCTGAACGCTTCCGATGCTTGCCTTCCCTTGTCTACCGAACGGTCTCTCGTCATCCTTGGTGTTGCTGATGCCGTACACATCGCCACATACTATGTCGCCGTGACCCTCGTTGAGCAGCTCACTGAACGCTTTGGAGGACCGGCAGCTTCTGCATACGCTACTCGGAGCGGTGGTCCCGCTGGAGCAGTACCCGGTGGCATGCAGGTCGTGCCTTACGTCCCTCAGCCGGCTGGTGGTCAATACGGTCACCCCGACACCTTCAGGAGGCACCACCCTCACCCCAACCGCGCCGCAGCGGGTGCTTACGGTGTTCCTTATATGCACGGCCAGCCCGCACCTACGCCTGTCGCGCAACCCATGCCCTACGGTCCTACCCCTGTTCCTACCGCTGCTGCTCCTCACGCCGCATACGCTGGAGCCGGCCCGCAGGGGCCCACGCCTTACGGTCCCCAGCCTGCCACGGCACGGGGTGCCCCGACACCTGCAGCGCCAGTTGGTGGAGTTATGCCCGGTCAACCATTAACGCAGCAGATCTACATTCCCAACGACATGGTTGGTGCTATCATCGGAAAGGGTGGTGCGAAGATCAACGAGATCCGGCATCTGAGTGGTAGTGTGATTAAGATTAACGAGCCGCAAGAAAGCAGCAACGAGCGGTTGGTTACGATTACCGGTACCCAAGAGTGCAACCAGATGGCACTCTACATGCTATATTCGCGACTTG AAAGTGAAAAGCACCGTGTCTAG
- the SGS1 gene encoding RecQ family helicase MusN (BUSCO:EOG092613UB;~COG:L;~EggNog:ENOG410PHD9;~InterPro:IPR004589,IPR002121,IPR036388,IPR018982, IPR027417,IPR036390,IPR001650,IPR032284,IPR010997, IPR014001,IPR011545,IPR002464;~PFAM:PF16124,PF04851,PF00271,PF09382,PF00270, PF00570;~go_function: GO:0000166 - nucleotide binding [Evidence IEA];~go_function: GO:0003676 - nucleic acid binding [Evidence IEA];~go_function: GO:0004386 - helicase activity [Evidence IEA];~go_function: GO:0005524 - ATP binding [Evidence IEA];~go_function: GO:0043138 - 3'-5' DNA helicase activity [Evidence IEA];~go_process: GO:0006260 - DNA replication [Evidence IEA];~go_process: GO:0006281 - DNA repair [Evidence IEA];~go_process: GO:0006310 - DNA recombination [Evidence IEA];~go_process: GO:0044237 - cellular metabolic process [Evidence IEA]) has product MGEAEDCFTRTMGSPSFPAFEADEFDLDANDEDMLEVAGQFEGNRSPAIDDHASHGRKVFGETSGNATRAPSPDKSPVQTALWNQHSWSMDVKNVLKDRFHLRGFRMNQLEAIDATLSGKDTFVLMPTGGGKSLCYQLPSVVTSGTTRGVTIVISPLLSLMQDQVDQLQRLKIKAILLNKDTKKEERTQVLSTLARAGADEHIQLLYITPEMMNKNQVLNRILESLHSRQRLARIVIDEAHCVSQWGHDFRPDYKELGQIRNQLPGVPMMALTATATENVKVDVIHNLKMEGCRVFTQSFNRPNLTYEVRPKPKGAELLNSIESIIKTSYRNQSGIVYCLSRKVCEKVAEALQERGIRAAFYHAGIETAKKAEVQQRWQSGRYNVIVATIAFGMGIDKPDVRFVIHHSIPKSLEGYYQETGRAGRDGKRSGCYLYYSYKDTSMINRMIDSSDGDWAQKERQRQMLRNVVQYSENKSDCRRVQILAYFNEYFRREHCNKSCDNCKSDSVFETRDFSEYASSAIKLVRHFQETLNENVTLQYCVNIFRGSVKRPRSPEHRQIPWNGAGSALELAEAERLFQRLLSEGAFREHNVVNASSFATQYLKVGRRAAEFESGRRDLKLQVRLSPSKAARSAAGTRPGGGNDDHPMSTNVSSPVQSASHRRLAKFRHRASEDEDSGSEDSDGFERIRIAGKPRQEKKQSLGPPITDDGDFSRLEQLHQAVAEDFMYFAKQTCQQIMMEKGLRNQPFTDGILRKIAIRLPKDLSELAAIPGIDTDKVARYGNKILEYAKNTRRRLVELKKDGEDADGVVADPNHTNVINLDSDNEFGGDDIFEDQTSSVFDLDESNTVSSRFFSEQPPLAPDSSDEYHDAVSEQSGPKSRKRQSGKRTRRKTPSGSGFKAKGSRSKASKSGDSLSNRPSSSRKPTKAKSSNSAPRIPIMPT; this is encoded by the exons ATGGGTGAGGCGGAGGATTGTTTCACGCGCACAATGGGGTCTCCTTCGTTTCCTGCTTTTGAAGCGGATGAATTTGACTTGGACGCTAACGACGAAGATATGTTGGAGGTTGCCGGGCAGTTTGAGGGCAATCGATCTCCAGCAATTGACGATCATGCATCTCACGGCCGCAAGGTTTTTGGGGAAACATCTGGAAATGCTACCCGCGCCCCTTCACCTGACAAGTCACCGGTCCAAACCGCTCTATGGAATCAACATTCATGGTCAATGGATGTGAAGAATGTGCTGAAGGACCGATTTCACTTGCGGGGTTTTCGGATGAACCAACTCGAGGCCATCGACGCTACTCTGAGCGGGAAGGACACATTTGTTCTGATGCCGACGGGCGGAGGAAAGTCGTTGTGCTATCAATTGCCCTCCGTTGTAACCAGCGGCACTACTAGAGGAGTCACGATCGTGATATCCCCATTGCTGAGTTTGATGCAGGACCAAGTTGACCAGTTACAAAGGCTCAAGATCAAAGCCATATTGTTGAACAAGGAtaccaagaaggaagaaagaacaCAGGTCCTGAGCACTCTTGCCCGCGCCGGAGCGGATGAGCATATCCAGCTGCTCTATATAACGCCGGAAATGATGAACAAAAACCAGGTTCTCAATCGGATCCTGGAGAGTCTTCACAGCAGGCAAAGACTTGCGCGGATCGTCATTGATGAAGCTCATTGCGTTAGCCAATGGGGACATGATTTCCGACCTGATTATAAAGAGCTAGGGCAGATTCGCAATCAGCTGCCGGGGGTCCCGATGATGGCTTTGACCGCTACTGCAACGGAAAATGTTAAGGTGGACGTCATTCATAATCTCAAAATGGAGGGATGTCGAGTATTTACGCAAAGTTTCAACCGCCCTAATCTGACCTACGAAGTGCGTCCAAAGCCAAAAGGGGCTGAGCTTCTGAACAGCATTGAAAGCATTATCAAGACTTCTTATCGGAACCAGTCCGGTATAGTCTACTGTCTCTCACGGAAGGTCTGTGAGAAAGTGGCGGAAGCTctccaggagagaggaatcAGGGCTGCTTTCTATCATGCGGGCATCGAGACAGCCAAGAAAGCGGAAGTGCAGCAGCGTTGGCAGTCCGGACGTTACAATgtcatagtcgcaaccattGCTTTCGGAATGGGGATTGACAAGCCAGACGTTCGATTTGTGATCCACCATAGTATCCCAAAGAGCCTTGAGGGATATTACCAAGAAACCGGACGTGCTGGGCGGGATGGTAAGCGTTCTGGTTGCTACCTTTACTATTCCTACAAAGATACGTCGATGATAAACCGCATGATCGACAGCAGTGATGGTGATTGGGCACAGAAAGAGCGGCAGCGCCAGATGTTACGGAACGTTGTCCAGTATAGCGAGAACAAAAGTGATTGCAGACGAGTGCAGATCCTCGCCTATTTTAACGAATACTTTCGTCGCGAGCATTGCAATAAGTCCTGTGATAATTGCAAGTCTGATTCGGTTTTCGAGACGCGTGACTTTTCCGAATACGCTTCTTCCGCTATTAAACTTGTGCGTCATTTCCAAGAAACTCTGAATGAGAACGTGACCCTACAGTACTGCGTGAACATCTTTCGGGGTAGCGTGAAACGACCCAGGTCTCCCGAGCACCGACAGATTCCGTGGAATGGAGCCGGCTCAGCTCTGGAGCTAGCGGAGGCAGAGAGGCTTTTCCAACGACTGCTCAGCGAAGGGGCGTTCAGAGAACACAATGTGGTCAACGCTAGCAGTTTCGCAACCCAATATCTCAAAGTGGGCCGGCGCGCTGCTGAATTCGAGAGTGGCCGTCGCGATTTGAAGCTCCAAGTACGGCTCTCGCCCAGTAAAGCAGCGCGATCAGCCGCTGGTACCCGTCCAGGAGGTGGAAACGATGATCATCCAATGTCCACGAACGTGTCTTCACCTGTCCAGTCAGCGAGCCACCGTCGTCTAGCCAAATTCCGGCACCGCGCATCTGAAGACGAGGATTCCGGCAGCGAGGACAGTGATGGGTTTGAGAGGATACGGATTGCTGGCAAACCACggcaagaaaagaagcagagcTTGGGTCCACCGATAACTGATGATGGCGATTTCTCTCGTCTTGAACAACTTCACCAGGCCGTTGCAGAGGATTTCATGTATTTCGCTAAGCAAACTTGTCAGCAG ATAATGATGGAAAAAGGCCTTCGGAATCAACCTTTCACGGACGGTATTTTGCGTAAAATAGCCATACGGCTGCCCAAAG ATCTATCTGAACTTGCTGCCATTCCTGGAATCGACACTGACAAGGTTGCGCGATACGGGAACAAGATATTGGAGTATGCGAAAAACACACGGCGCCGGCTCGTGGAACTCAAAAAAGACGGCGAGGATGCCGATGGTGTTGTCGCAGACCCGAACCATACCAATGTCATCAATCTTGACAGTGACAACGAGTTTGGTGGCGATGATATTTTCGAAGACCAAACATCGAGCGTTTTCGACTTGGACGAAAGTAATACCGTCTCTAGTCGGTTTTTCTCCGAGCAACCACCACTAGCGCCTGATTCGTCAGACGAATACCACGATGCTGTTTCTGAACAAAGCGGCCCTAAATCCCGAAAGCGCCAGTCTGGCAAACGCACACGCCGGAAAACACCTTCCGGCTCGGGGTTCAAAGCGAAAGGCTCAAGATCCAAAGCATCAAAGTCCGGCGATAGCCTGAGTAATCGCCCTTCCTCATCTCGGAAACCTACGAAAGCAAAATCATCTAATTCAGCGCCCCGAATTCCCATAATGCCTACATGA